A single region of the Prevotella sp. HUN102 genome encodes:
- a CDS encoding chloride channel protein — MSYKNLVSSIDNWRQKNVSDRQFVLVLAFAIGFLASVAAYVLHLIIKEIQHLVTSGFQMTTLNWLYLLYPVIGIWLTSLFVKYVVRDHISHGITRVLYAISTKNSKLKAHNTWTSIVASAITIGFGGSVGAEAPIVLTGSAIGSNLGRIFNLDKRTLMLLVGCGAAAAVSGIFKAPIAGLVFTLEVLMVDLTMASLLPILISSVTATCFSYFFTGGLAMYDFKIDYMWSLSRVPATILLGIGCGFLSLYFMRVMSWCEGGFAKLAQRPYLRLLAGALVLSSLIFLFPALYGEGYDSLGLFIEGKTEADWNQVLQGSMFAGHTEFLVLYVGLVMITKVFATSATNGAGGCGGTFAPSLFIGGFAGFFFARIWNINQIGVYIPEKNFTLYGMAGVMAAVMHAPLTGIFLIAELTGGYNLFIPLIIVTVSSYLIINIFENHSIYAVRLARQGKLLTHHTDKSVLTMMTIESILEKDYTSVGEDMEMGKLVHVISSSRNYYIPVVNSNGNLLGEIDITKLRHIIFRTELYHRFKVAQLMTEPLATVGVNDPMEQIIKTFDKTGAQYLPVLDVEGILVGYLSRARLFSMYRQMVADYSAE; from the coding sequence ATGTCTTATAAAAACTTAGTCTCAAGCATTGATAACTGGCGACAGAAGAACGTATCCGACAGGCAATTCGTTCTTGTGTTGGCTTTTGCCATTGGCTTTTTAGCATCGGTAGCTGCCTACGTTCTACACCTGATAATCAAGGAAATACAGCATCTTGTTACATCCGGATTCCAGATGACCACCCTCAACTGGCTCTATCTCTTGTATCCGGTAATCGGTATTTGGCTCACGAGCCTGTTCGTGAAATATGTTGTACGCGACCATATTTCACACGGAATAACACGCGTTCTTTATGCCATCTCCACCAAGAACTCGAAACTGAAAGCGCACAACACGTGGACTTCTATCGTGGCATCGGCCATAACGATTGGGTTCGGTGGCTCCGTTGGAGCCGAAGCACCGATTGTTCTCACGGGTTCCGCCATCGGAAGCAATCTCGGAAGAATATTCAATCTCGACAAACGCACATTGATGCTCCTTGTTGGCTGTGGCGCAGCGGCCGCCGTGTCGGGTATTTTCAAAGCCCCCATTGCCGGATTGGTGTTCACATTGGAAGTGTTGATGGTGGATTTGACGATGGCTTCATTGCTGCCAATCCTCATTTCATCGGTTACTGCCACTTGTTTCTCCTATTTCTTCACGGGTGGATTGGCTATGTACGACTTCAAGATAGACTATATGTGGAGTCTTAGCAGAGTTCCCGCCACGATATTGCTTGGCATTGGGTGTGGATTCCTTTCGCTCTATTTTATGCGCGTAATGTCTTGGTGTGAAGGAGGATTCGCGAAACTTGCCCAACGTCCTTACCTTCGTCTTTTAGCAGGTGCGCTGGTGTTGTCGTCTTTGATTTTCCTTTTCCCTGCCCTGTACGGCGAAGGGTACGACAGTCTGGGACTGTTCATCGAAGGCAAGACCGAGGCCGACTGGAATCAGGTGCTTCAAGGCTCAATGTTTGCCGGGCATACGGAGTTTCTCGTGCTCTATGTAGGGTTGGTTATGATTACGAAAGTATTTGCAACCAGTGCAACGAATGGTGCCGGAGGGTGCGGAGGAACCTTTGCGCCATCATTGTTTATCGGTGGCTTTGCAGGATTCTTCTTTGCCAGAATCTGGAATATCAATCAGATTGGCGTATATATTCCCGAGAAAAACTTCACGCTCTATGGTATGGCGGGTGTGATGGCAGCCGTGATGCACGCCCCATTGACGGGCATTTTCCTGATAGCCGAACTGACAGGAGGGTACAACCTCTTCATTCCCTTGATCATAGTTACCGTAAGTTCGTATCTTATCATCAATATATTTGAAAACCACAGCATCTATGCTGTTCGCTTGGCAAGGCAAGGTAAATTGCTGACGCATCATACCGACAAGTCTGTCCTTACAATGATGACCATTGAAAGCATCCTTGAAAAAGACTATACTTCTGTGGGCGAGGATATGGAAATGGGAAAACTCGTACACGTCATCAGCTCCAGCCGCAACTATTACATACCGGTCGTGAACAGCAATGGCAATCTTCTCGGCGAGATTGATATTACAAAACTACGCCATATCATATTCCGAACCGAACTCTATCATCGTTTCAAGGTGGCACAATTAATGACAGAGCCACTTGCAACAGTGGGTGTGAACGACCCGATGGAGCAGATTATCAAGACATTCGACAAGACAGGAGCGCAATATCTTCCGGTTTTGGACGTTGAAGGAATATTGGTCGGGTATCTGTCGCGCGCACGCTTGTTCAGTATGTATCGGCAGATGGTCGCTGATTACAGCGCAGAATAA
- a CDS encoding L-threonylcarbamoyladenylate synthase produces MKQEDDIKKAVEVMRNGGVILYPTDTVWGIGCDATNEEAVAKVYKIKRRDDSKALVCLVDSDNRLQRYVRNVPEVAWQLIDAVVKPTTLILDGAVNLAPNLIAEDGSIGIRITKEPFSQELCYRFQKAIVSTSANISGEPTAQNYGDISEEILSAVDYVCFARRQEHKPHQPSTIIKIGKGGEVNVIRK; encoded by the coding sequence ATGAAACAAGAAGACGATATCAAGAAGGCCGTGGAAGTGATGAGAAACGGTGGAGTGATTCTCTATCCTACCGACACCGTATGGGGAATTGGATGCGATGCAACCAACGAGGAGGCTGTGGCAAAGGTCTATAAAATCAAGCGCCGCGACGATTCCAAGGCTCTGGTATGTCTTGTTGATTCAGACAACAGGCTGCAAAGATACGTGAGGAACGTTCCGGAAGTGGCGTGGCAATTGATAGATGCAGTAGTGAAACCGACCACTTTAATTCTTGACGGAGCCGTGAATCTTGCGCCAAATCTTATTGCCGAAGATGGTTCCATCGGTATTAGAATCACTAAAGAACCTTTCTCTCAGGAGCTTTGCTATCGTTTTCAGAAAGCCATCGTAAGCACGTCTGCCAACATCAGCGGCGAACCAACGGCACAGAACTATGGCGATATTTCGGAAGAAATCCTTTCGGCAGTAGATTATGTCTGCTTTGCACGCCGACAGGAACACAAGCCTCATCAGCCGTCTACTATTATTAAAATAGGTAAAGGTGGAGAAGTGAACGTAATCCGAAAATAA
- a CDS encoding ROK family protein — protein sequence MDIQEQKPFVIGLDLGGTNSVFGIVDQRGQVLATNSIKTQSYKTVEDFVDAGVEALKPIVAKVGGINQIKAMGIGAPNANFYRGTIEYAPNLSWGHEGVVPLADMFSKRLNIPVGMTNDANAAAIGEMQYGVARGMKNFIMITLGTGVGSGIVINGQMVYGSDGFAGELGHVTMVRGENGRMCGCGRTGCLEAYCSATGVARTAREFLEKSSEPSLLREIKPEEITSLDVSIAAGKGDKMAMEIFDFTGDMLGAACADFAVFSSPEAFVFFGGLTKAGDLIMNPIKKAYEKYAMPIFKEKPKFLISGLDDAAAAVLGASAIGWEL from the coding sequence GCGGAACAAATTCAGTTTTCGGGATTGTTGATCAGAGAGGTCAGGTATTGGCAACTAACTCTATCAAAACTCAGAGTTATAAAACAGTTGAAGACTTTGTTGATGCAGGCGTTGAAGCCCTGAAACCAATCGTTGCAAAGGTTGGAGGCATCAATCAGATAAAGGCAATGGGCATTGGTGCGCCAAATGCCAACTTCTATCGCGGCACGATAGAATACGCTCCCAACCTGTCTTGGGGACACGAAGGCGTTGTGCCATTGGCAGATATGTTCTCCAAACGATTGAATATTCCAGTAGGAATGACCAACGACGCCAACGCAGCAGCCATCGGCGAGATGCAGTATGGCGTGGCAAGAGGTATGAAGAACTTCATTATGATTACTCTTGGCACCGGTGTTGGCTCGGGAATCGTTATCAATGGGCAGATGGTTTACGGTTCAGACGGTTTTGCAGGCGAGCTTGGTCACGTAACAATGGTGCGTGGAGAAAACGGACGTATGTGTGGTTGTGGCCGCACAGGCTGTCTGGAGGCATACTGTTCTGCAACAGGTGTGGCACGAACCGCACGCGAATTTTTGGAAAAATCATCAGAACCATCTCTGCTGCGTGAGATAAAACCAGAAGAAATTACCTCCTTGGACGTTTCGATAGCAGCCGGAAAGGGCGACAAGATGGCTATGGAAATCTTTGATTTTACCGGCGATATGCTCGGTGCTGCCTGTGCAGACTTTGCCGTATTCTCTTCTCCTGAAGCATTTGTATTCTTCGGTGGCTTGACAAAGGCAGGCGACTTGATTATGAATCCTATCAAGAAGGCCTACGAAAAATACGCTATGCCTATCTTCAAAGAGAAGCCAAAGTTCCTCATCAGTGGTCTCGACGATGCGGCAGCAGCCGTTTTAGGTGCTTCAGCCATCGGTTGGGAATTATAA